A region of Desulfolithobacter dissulfuricans DNA encodes the following proteins:
- a CDS encoding exosortase C-terminal domain/associated protein EpsI, producing the protein MGQIVRSLIILLLFAATSVLLHATSSVTAVPIKKTLAEFPARIGQWRLIDSYLSSSDILEMLGVKDYIQYNYANPQGDQVNLYIGYYDAVGVTGSYHSPKNCLPGGGWGIAEVKKVPLQGDTNRGKPVTVAEMLIQNGSEYQVVLYWYQNRGRIIHSEYWEKVYLVLDALFKGRRDGSFVRIMMHVKDGDIQGTEEKATQFAEQVQVLLQDYLPGATI; encoded by the coding sequence ATGGGCCAGATAGTACGATCTCTGATTATTCTGCTTCTGTTTGCGGCAACCTCTGTTCTTTTGCATGCAACGTCATCGGTTACAGCTGTCCCCATAAAAAAAACACTGGCTGAGTTTCCTGCCCGGATTGGGCAGTGGCGGCTCATTGATTCCTATCTGTCTTCATCCGATATTCTGGAGATGCTCGGAGTTAAAGATTACATTCAGTATAATTATGCCAATCCGCAGGGTGACCAGGTAAATCTGTATATAGGCTATTACGACGCCGTCGGAGTAACCGGCTCCTATCATTCCCCGAAAAACTGTCTTCCCGGCGGGGGCTGGGGCATTGCCGAGGTAAAAAAAGTTCCTTTGCAGGGAGATACGAACCGGGGAAAACCGGTAACTGTTGCGGAAATGCTCATCCAGAATGGTTCAGAATACCAGGTTGTTCTTTACTGGTATCAAAACAGGGGCCGTATAATACATTCAGAATACTGGGAAAAAGTCTATCTGGTCCTGGATGCGCTGTTCAAGGGCAGGCGGGATGGATCCTTTGTCCGGATCATGATGCACGTGAAGGATGGCGATATACAAGGTACTGAAGAAAAGGCAACACAATTTGCCGAGCAGGTGCAGGTTCTTCTCCAGGACTATCTTCCCGGGGCAACGATATGA
- a CDS encoding exosortase/archaeosortase family protein gives MNTRAAEWDRNTALSLGVVLAGLLLLYFPYLKTLLVDWETNDNYSHGYFIPLLSLYMVYSIRDRLKNLPVQPGYWGLVLILMGLGQLVIAKIGAEFFLQRTSFIVVLLGVILFFLGTKYFKALLVPVLYLVFMIPLPAVVWNKIAFPLQLFSSFLTEKVVSLLGISVFREGNILHLAETSLEVVDACSGLRSLVTMFALSAAFAWLQSLPVWKKWLLFFMAAPIAIFANIIRLTGTAILASRYGGDVAQGFLHEFSGMVTFFVGLGLLIGLSVLLGSPFRDPSVTIGTR, from the coding sequence ATGAATACCAGAGCCGCAGAGTGGGACAGGAATACGGCGCTCTCCCTGGGTGTCGTTCTGGCAGGGTTGTTGCTCCTCTATTTCCCGTATCTCAAGACATTGCTGGTGGACTGGGAGACCAATGACAATTACTCGCATGGTTATTTTATACCCCTGCTGTCCCTCTACATGGTGTACTCGATCCGTGACAGGTTGAAGAACCTGCCGGTCCAGCCAGGCTACTGGGGGCTTGTCCTGATCCTTATGGGGCTCGGGCAACTCGTTATCGCCAAGATCGGTGCTGAATTTTTTTTACAGAGAACGTCGTTTATCGTTGTGTTGCTCGGGGTTATTCTGTTTTTTCTGGGAACAAAATATTTTAAGGCTCTCTTGGTTCCTGTTCTCTACCTTGTGTTCATGATTCCTCTGCCCGCTGTTGTCTGGAACAAGATAGCCTTCCCCCTGCAGCTCTTTTCTTCTTTTTTGACTGAAAAGGTCGTCTCGCTTCTTGGTATATCTGTTTTTCGCGAAGGGAATATTCTCCATCTGGCAGAGACGTCGCTGGAGGTTGTGGATGCCTGTTCCGGGCTGCGTTCGCTGGTAACCATGTTTGCCTTAAGTGCGGCATTCGCCTGGCTGCAGTCGTTGCCGGTGTGGAAAAAATGGCTCCTGTTTTTCATGGCTGCTCCCATTGCCATCTTTGCAAACATTATTCGCCTGACAGGTACAGCCATCCTTGCCTCACGCTACGGTGGTGATGTGGCCCAGGGCTTTCTCCATGAGTTTTCCGGAATGGTCACCTTTTTTGTCGGCCTTGGTCTCCTGATCGGCCTGAGCGTTTTGCTCGGCAGCCCCTTCCGGGACCCCTCAGTAACGATCGGAACCAGATAA
- a CDS encoding XrtA system polysaccharide deacetylase, giving the protein MPGTQRSSIKNYLTIDVEDYFQVAAFEDIISPSAWDSMEQRVERNTSRILDILGRYDIKATFFVVGWTAERFPELVRKIKAAGHDIGCHSYLHRKIYDLTPDEFRQDTQRAKEILEDITGEEIIGYRAPSYSITRKSLWALDILEELGFKYDSSIFPILHDNYGIPDAPRFEYRLPDHDMMEYPISTALFLGRKIPIAGGGYFRLFPYWFTRMALKKINKREKKPFIFYLHPWEVDPAQPRMKHARALSRFRHYNNLDKTEKRFARLLEEFEFGPISTCTNQ; this is encoded by the coding sequence ATGCCGGGCACCCAGCGATCAAGCATAAAGAACTACCTTACCATTGACGTGGAAGACTATTTCCAGGTTGCGGCTTTCGAGGACATTATCAGCCCCTCTGCCTGGGACTCCATGGAACAGCGTGTCGAGCGGAATACCAGCCGTATACTGGATATCCTTGGCCGTTATGATATCAAGGCAACGTTTTTCGTGGTGGGCTGGACGGCGGAGCGATTTCCGGAACTTGTCAGAAAAATCAAAGCGGCTGGACATGACATCGGATGCCACAGTTACCTTCACAGAAAGATATATGATCTGACCCCGGATGAATTCCGGCAAGACACGCAACGGGCAAAAGAAATTCTCGAAGATATAACAGGTGAAGAAATCATCGGCTACCGGGCGCCAAGCTATTCCATCACCAGAAAATCACTCTGGGCCCTGGATATTCTTGAAGAGCTTGGTTTCAAATACGATTCCAGTATTTTTCCTATACTGCATGATAACTACGGCATCCCTGACGCCCCCCGTTTTGAATACAGGCTGCCCGATCATGATATGATGGAATACCCTATCTCCACGGCCCTGTTTCTCGGCCGCAAGATTCCCATTGCCGGAGGAGGGTATTTTCGTCTGTTCCCATACTGGTTTACCAGGATGGCGCTGAAAAAAATAAATAAACGGGAAAAGAAACCCTTCATCTTTTACCTGCATCCCTGGGAGGTTGATCCAGCCCAGCCAAGGATGAAGCACGCCAGAGCGCTGTCCCGGTTCCGGCATTACAACAACCTGGATAAGACAGAAAAACGCTTTGCAAGGTTGTTGGAAGAATTTGAATTTGGACCAATCTCTACCTGTACTAACCAATAA
- a CDS encoding FemAB family XrtA/PEP-CTERM system-associated protein: MKIRIATPEDKSAWDAYVDNHPNAAPYSLFAWKNAVEEAYGHESCYLLAEEDGTLRGVLPLFHFRIPLWQRNLVSLPFCDMGDILADNAEVRMALANEAVSLAQKRKVKSLEIRSGSENLFSDGHGWNVRVNTGKVRMLLGLPDTSEELWKGFKSKLRSQIRKAEKNGLTFSWGHTETLDAFYDVFSRNMHDLGSPVHSKKWIEKIIEHYGKSARMGLVYCEDQPVGCGIILFTRHTVSIPWASTLREYNRMAPNMMLYWNFLKFAADTHKKTFDFGRSTPGEGTYRFKKQWGAEANSLFWYQVSRSLSSQKVKNKKTSQRKMLAGIWSKLPLPIANCVGPKARKYISL; the protein is encoded by the coding sequence ATGAAGATCAGAATAGCGACCCCTGAAGATAAATCAGCATGGGATGCCTATGTGGACAACCATCCAAATGCTGCCCCTTATTCACTCTTTGCCTGGAAGAATGCTGTTGAGGAGGCCTATGGCCATGAAAGCTGTTATTTGCTTGCTGAAGAGGACGGTACCCTGAGAGGCGTTCTGCCGCTCTTTCATTTTCGTATCCCCCTGTGGCAACGGAATCTCGTTTCTCTCCCTTTCTGTGATATGGGCGATATCCTTGCCGATAACGCTGAAGTCCGCATGGCATTAGCCAACGAAGCCGTGTCACTCGCTCAAAAAAGGAAAGTCAAAAGCCTGGAAATCAGAAGTGGGTCGGAAAACCTCTTTAGTGATGGCCATGGCTGGAATGTACGTGTCAACACCGGCAAGGTGCGCATGCTGTTGGGTCTGCCAGATACTTCGGAAGAACTCTGGAAAGGTTTTAAATCAAAATTACGTAGCCAGATTCGTAAGGCAGAGAAAAACGGACTTACTTTCTCCTGGGGTCATACAGAAACTCTGGATGCCTTTTACGATGTATTCAGTCGCAACATGCACGATCTCGGCTCTCCTGTGCACAGTAAAAAATGGATTGAGAAAATTATTGAGCATTATGGGAAAAGTGCAAGGATGGGGCTGGTGTACTGTGAAGATCAGCCAGTTGGTTGTGGTATTATTCTGTTTACCAGGCATACGGTAAGTATCCCATGGGCCTCTACACTTCGGGAGTACAACCGAATGGCACCCAATATGATGCTGTATTGGAACTTTTTGAAATTTGCTGCAGATACCCATAAAAAGACATTTGATTTTGGACGATCAACCCCTGGTGAGGGAACCTATAGGTTTAAAAAGCAATGGGGTGCTGAAGCAAATTCCCTTTTTTGGTACCAGGTAAGTCGATCGCTGAGTTCGCAAAAGGTAAAGAACAAAAAAACAAGTCAGCGTAAAATGCTTGCAGGTATTTGGTCAAAACTGCCATTGCCTATTGCTAACTGTGTCGGTCCTAAAGCGAGAAAATATATCAGCCTCTGA